A single region of the Deltaproteobacteria bacterium RIFCSPHIGHO2_02_FULL_44_16 genome encodes:
- a CDS encoding glutamate formimidoyltransferase has product MGITMKWIECVPNISEGKNQIILDTLSAEIKKFSGVKLLDVDSGKSTNRTVFTFVGDPKTLEKAIYQFVIKALKLIDMQTHTGLHPRLGAVDVLPFVPLFESTITECIELAHRVGKRIGDELQIPVYMYAKAATNDQRIRLHDIRKGEYEGLEQKLQDPLWKPDYGLAKFVPQSGALVIGARELMIAYNIHLDTKDVSLAKKIASLIRESGTGKKLKGCQAMGWFIPEYHCAQISTNLHDINATPLHLVYETCCELAKTLRTNVTGSEIIGMVPKKSLIDSGKYFAPSKSLSENELISVAIDKLGLNRFHQFELQEKIIEKKLGSQ; this is encoded by the coding sequence ATGGGCATCACCATGAAATGGATTGAATGTGTCCCCAATATCAGCGAGGGGAAAAATCAGATTATTCTGGATACTCTTTCCGCAGAAATAAAAAAATTTTCAGGTGTAAAACTTCTTGATGTCGATTCTGGAAAATCAACCAACCGAACTGTTTTTACTTTTGTCGGAGATCCAAAAACTCTTGAAAAAGCCATATACCAATTTGTCATAAAAGCATTAAAGCTCATCGACATGCAAACCCATACTGGATTACATCCTCGCCTTGGCGCTGTCGATGTTCTTCCGTTTGTTCCACTTTTTGAAAGTACGATCACCGAATGCATTGAACTTGCCCACCGAGTTGGAAAACGTATTGGAGATGAACTCCAAATTCCTGTCTATATGTATGCAAAAGCAGCAACGAATGATCAACGCATTCGCCTTCATGATATTCGCAAAGGTGAATATGAAGGCCTCGAACAAAAGTTACAAGATCCTCTCTGGAAACCTGATTACGGTCTCGCAAAATTCGTTCCTCAAAGCGGAGCTCTGGTGATCGGCGCACGTGAGCTGATGATTGCGTATAATATTCATCTCGACACAAAAGATGTCAGCCTTGCAAAAAAAATTGCATCTCTCATTCGCGAATCAGGAACTGGGAAGAAACTCAAAGGCTGTCAAGCCATGGGCTGGTTCATACCGGAATATCACTGTGCACAAATAAGCACGAATCTGCATGATATCAATGCAACACCGCTTCATCTTGTTTATGAAACATGTTGTGAGCTTGCAAAGACTTTGAGAACAAACGTAACGGGAAGTGAAATTATCGGCATGGTTCCAAAAAAGTCTTTAATCGATTCTGGAAAATATTTTGCACCATCAAAATCTCTTTCAGAAAATGAACTTATTTCAGTTGCTATCGATAAACTTGGACTCAATCGATTTCATCAGTTTGAGCTTCAAGAAAAAATTATTGAAAAAAAGCTCGGATCTCAGTGA